The DNA sequence ATTTTTTTGGGCcagataaatgagaaaaaaccAGAATtcattaaaacatataaaaattatcaaactAGTTTTGTGAAGAATGtgggagaaaataaaacttgCCATATGAGAACAGAATTGATACTATTTATATTTACTTGAGTTTGAATGTTTTTACTAAAAATTTATAATGGAAATCTTAAGGGCTTAATTGAAAATAACAAGCccttttctctgtttaaaaagGAACTATTAGTTGAGACAGGATTGTTTATTTTACAGAATGAaagatttctcaaaaataaatgaaacaatccaGTTAAcaaagaagagatgaaaaattgacattcaactcttaaaaatattctttatacataatatttacattCTGCTTCTTAAGCATACTCCAgattgcagaaggagaaatctcTAGGCATGTTATGGTACATACCATGGTGTCAAGCCGACCAATGACTTCAAAGGAAAAATCCACACCTCCATCGGTCATTTCCTTTAGCACCTCCTGGATGGGTTTCTTGTAGTCTTGAGGGTTGATGCACTCAGTGGCCCCCACCTCTCTGGCCTTTGCAAATTTGTCCTTGTTGATGTCCACTGCAATGATCCTGGATGCTCCAGCTGCTTTACAGCCCATGATAGTGGACAGACCCACTCCTCCCAGGCCAAACACAGCACAGGTGGAGCCCTGGGTGACCTGTGTTTTCAGAAAATGCACAGATGGATCAAGTAATGATTGTTACAAGCTGCCTAGCTTTGTAAATAGCTGTGCCTTGTCCATTATCAGGAGTTACTCAGAATGTGACAGAATGTGATGTTCATCCTGCTGTCatacttctctgggcttcagttggTTCATAATTAAATTGAGGAGGTTGAACTAGTTCAGTGGTTCTCATACTTCTTTAAACATTAGACTCATCCcgggagctttaaaaaatttcagtgtcCAGTTAGTAGCCCCCCAGAATATCTGTAGATGGAACACAGTCCCTGTAGAACTCCAGTGGGAAACCCAGGCTGGGAACCAGTGGGCTGGGTGAACTTTGAACTCTAAAGTCAGTGACTACAATCTTGAAGAAAATCTCAATGGCTAAAATCCATGTATAGCTAGCTTCACTGTCTCATGCACACACAAAGACAATtttcagaaaatggaataaatgGAAAACGTTACTCCAAGTGACTGAAAAATAATACAACCAAACTCTCAATAATTCACTCCTTGGCTGATTAACTTTGAACAGTCATGACCAATATGATGAGAGCAGAAATTAGCTTTGACACATTGAAGAGTTGTTTTTAGCTTAATGCAAAGCTCAAACAAGGGAAATTCATCATATAACTTTGACATAAtgggagggtacttcaaaacgttcatggaaagatttgtattgtcttttaattgtatttttcataatctttttgaagtactcttatatgtCTTGAAACCAATGTGATCTTCATGGATCCTTATccctgcttttaaaaatgcactaATGAAACTAATGCAGCAAAAGTTGATCTGTATTTTAAGAGTGAATTAAACTTATTATCATGAGTACTGTCAGATTCTGCTGTGTGGGCAAAGTCACTTAGACCACCTGCTCCACCAGAAGAGACAATTGTCTCAAGGGACTCAGTGCTAAAGtcatagaaatttagaaaatatgtgaTCTAATGGTTTACATTGCCTAGGGACTGTTTAATAAACCTAGTCATCTCTGGTCAGCTTTTAGAGAAGGTAAAATGCTGTTACTGTTCTGTGTTCTCACTGTTACATTCCCTTAAGGGTGTCtatgcactcattcattcaccaaatgtCATTAAATACTTTGAGGTATAATACCACTTTCCACTTTCCTAAGAAAAATGCGAGGCTTGTGTCTGTGATTTAAAAGTGCTAGTGATTAAGTATTACAATTTAACATTCAGTAGGAGATCTGAGAAAGATATTCTAGTCTCAGCTCTTATAGTAACCAGCTGTGAGATTTTGGGAAAATAGCTTTGTGTCTGTTACACAAAATGAAAGATACTATTAGATTTTCAACGTTCTGGGAATAGGGGCCCTTAAGGAATGTTGCCTTGAAATTTACTACTTCtgaagtgtatgtgtgtgtatgtctgagtgtgtgtgtgtgttcatgccAAAGGAGGACATGTACCAGTGAAATCCCATAGTAAGTGGAAGAAATGCATAGTTGAAGATCCGTTTATTCTCTTCATAAGAATCCACAGAGTGGGCAACCTTCAGTTTGCAGGTGTATCAGGTTAGGATTTGGAATCTACTTTTGATCCTAATTCTATGAGTGAGAGCCCATGGACTAGATGCTCCTGAAAGGCAAACACttcatttcatttacttttgctGCCTCAGAACTTAGCAGAATGTTCTCTACCTAATGCATGTGGAGGTGCTCTCTAACTGTAGAATGAATGACTATATGATTTCCCAGTCCCCAAATTTAATAGTCCCAGAAAGAACAAATATAGAAGAACAGTTACTGAAAATTAaatctttactttttcttaattaaGTATCAACAACTTTTCATCTGTGATGAATCGTGACTTTTCAAGGACAGACTCTCAAttctttgggggccatttttaaattcataatccATACCCCACATCAATGAAGAATCATCTCTGAGTCTTGTTAGcaatttcttccccttctgtTTCTGAACAGTCTGAGTGCAACTGATTCTACGGCCATAGTCATTCCTACCTTGGCAACTTTGACGGCAGACCCATAACCAGTTGAAAATCCACAGCCGATGAGGCAGACTTTCTCCAGCGGTGAGGCTGCATCAACTTTGGCCACTGCATTCTCATCCACCACTGTGTACTGAGAGAAGGTGCTGACACCCAGGAAGTGGTGGACGTGCTTCCCTCTGCAGGTGAACCTGGTGGTGCCATCCTGCATGGTTCCACGAGGGTTGCCTAGACTGGTCAGtggaacacacagacacacgagGGCATTTCAGGAGCACAACTAATGTGCCAACTCATGAGCTATGCAAGGAGAATATTAGAAACTTACTCATTTTTCAAGCAGTAGTTGCTTTCTGGGTGTTTACAAATTCTACATTTTCCACACTGGGGACTAAAGAGTGGGATGACTTTGTCACCTGGAAGGATATAAAAGAAATTCATCTTAAATTTCTATCCAGGAATTAATAGAGCAAAGACTTAAAGctaatgtgtatatgtatataatagtGTGTCTTTGAAAAGGCTCCAAGACTTAGGGTCCAATCACAACTATGTCATTGGTCATTGCCTGCCAATATTGTTATCAGTTTGAGTTTTTATATGCCTGAACATTTCCAAAGAGGAAATGCAAATGCGGAAAACAAAATGgatttgaaaaatttatttcctatattAGCAGTAAACTCTTATCGCTTACCTTTATTTCTCCTGGGGCCTTTACACacataaactcatttaatcctataTTAATAAACCTTAAGTATTCTCAGTGCAATTATAAATATAAGTTTTGGTTGCAAGTGGGATGACATAATTCCACTTGATGTTGGGGAGAGCTGGTATTTGGTAGTATTTGGGTTACAATGAAAATCAGAATTTCAATAACCAATAATTGGCTTTTCAaggtgaatatttttattataaagtgaaTGCTTTTTTCCAAATCTTAgttcatttttgaagaaaactAACAAAAGTAGAACAAAGAAGAattcaaaaatttctttaaaaggccAACCGTCAACAATGAATtaggaactttcttttttttaatgagtatttatttatttattaattgtattgtattgtattgatTATGTGTATTCATGGGGCACCAGGTTGACCTTCCTCACTTGTAAACAAGAGGTGATGAttagatcaatactatcagcatgcccattaccacaaattgcaattgttcCACGTGTCTCTTACCCAT is a window from the Cynocephalus volans isolate mCynVol1 chromosome 9, mCynVol1.pri, whole genome shotgun sequence genome containing:
- the LOC134385919 gene encoding alcohol dehydrogenase 1C translates to MSTAGKVIKCKAAVLWEVKKPFSIEEVEVAPPKAYEVRIKMVAAGICRSDDHVVSGNFVSPLPVILGHEAAGIVESIGEGVTTVKPGDKVIPLFSPQCGKCRICKHPESNYCLKNDLGNPRGTMQDGTTRFTCRGKHVHHFLGVSTFSQYTVVDENAVAKVDAASPLEKVCLIGCGFSTGYGSAVKVAKVTQGSTCAVFGLGGVGLSTIMGCKAAGASRIIAVDINKDKFAKAREVGATECINPQDYKKPIQEVLKEMTDGGVDFSFEVIGRLDTMLAALLCCHEACGTSVIVGVPPDSQSLSVNPALLLTGRTWKGAVFGGFKSKDSVPKLVADFMAKKFSLDPLITHVLPFEKINEGFDLLRSGKSIRTILTF